In one window of Palaemon carinicauda isolate YSFRI2023 chromosome 2, ASM3689809v2, whole genome shotgun sequence DNA:
- the LOC137616121 gene encoding tigger transposable element-derived protein 1-like, which yields MEIIKKYEAGMRLSVLAKEYGRNLSTIGTFLKQKEAIKPATPAKGVTVFSSKRSHVHDEMEKLLLVLVKDKEMAGGTITEAIICQKASAIFGDLVLAQAEADAGEGTSKQEPSGFKASRGWFEKFKRRSGVHSVVRHGEAASSDTKAAEAFVKIGDCKGKHLLVYHSNTHRAFKIHTVTKEDLNVLWRANEKAWVTRQLFIDRINICFGPTVKQYLEEKRLPMKCLLVLDNAPVHPPPLDEDVVAEYSFIKTKLKPILKMLTILNLLLGKSMGLGVDEADIDELIEEHQEELTADDLKDFEAMRVNAVQEEYSRRMTH from the exons atggaaataatcaagaaatacgaggctggcatgcggttaagtgtgctcgcgaaggaatatggccgaaatctgtCTACGATAGGAACgttcctgaagcagaaggaagctatcaaaccAGCAACACCTGCTAAGggtgtgactgttttctccagcaagaggagccacgtccacgatgagatggagaaaCTGCTGCTTGTCTTggtaaaggacaaagaaatggctggaggcACTATCActgaagcgataatctgccagaaagccagtgccattttcggtgatctcgtgcttgCTCAGGCTGAAGCcgatgcaggagaaggaacatcgaagcaggaaccctcagggttcaaggcttctcgtgggtggtttgaaaaatttaagagacgttCAGGcgttcattcggtggtgcgtcatggggaggctgcaagctcggacacgaaagcggctgaagcctttgttaagat tggggattgcaaaggGAAAcacctgctggtgtatcactccaatACTCATCGAGCCTTTAAGATCCATACAGTCACTAAGGAAGatctaaacgtgttgtggagggctaatgaaaaagcctgggtaacaagacaattgttcatcgatcggataaatatttgttttggcccaaCTGTGAAacagtatttggaagagaagcgcctccctatgaaatgtcttctggtgctggacaatgcccctgttcACCCTCCTCCCCTCGATGAAGATGTTgtagcagaatattccttcatcaag accaagctgaagccgattctgaaaatgttgacgatcctgaacctgttgctcgggaagtccatgggtctgggaGTTGATGAGGCAGACATTGATGAGCtaatcgaggagcaccaagaggaacttacggcGGATGACCTAAAGGACTttgaggccatgcgagtgaacgccgttcaggaagagtacagtaggaggatgacccactga